One Streptomyces sp. P9-A2 DNA window includes the following coding sequences:
- a CDS encoding BMP family lipoprotein encodes MRRISRLTRVAVGVASLALAATACGGTSSEGGDSSESSTKGDLGLAIAYDIGGKGDQSFNDAAYAGLQKAEKEFGYKTADIEPTEGETDADKEQRLSSLAKQGYNPVIGVGFAYGPAMTAVAEKYPDTTFGIVDSVVEGDNVASLVFAEEQASYLAGVAAAKATKTDVVGFIGGVDIPLIHKFRAGFEQGVKATDPKVKVVSQFLTQTAEEGGFSSPDKGKAAAEGQIEKKADVVYQAAGLSGQGVIEAAAKAKVWAIGVDSDQYQQEALAGYKDFILTSATKEVGGSVYALAKSVKDDKPLTGTQVFDLKVDGVGLSDSNPKMGEIEGLTDAVAKAKEGIIDGSITVKTE; translated from the coding sequence ATGCGTCGGATATCCAGACTGACTCGCGTCGCTGTGGGGGTCGCGTCGCTCGCACTCGCCGCCACGGCCTGCGGTGGTACCAGCAGCGAGGGCGGGGACAGCTCGGAGAGCTCCACGAAGGGCGACCTCGGTCTCGCCATCGCCTACGACATCGGCGGCAAGGGCGACCAGTCCTTCAACGACGCCGCGTACGCGGGGCTCCAGAAGGCCGAGAAGGAGTTCGGCTACAAGACCGCCGACATCGAGCCCACCGAGGGCGAGACCGACGCGGACAAGGAACAGCGCCTCTCGTCGCTCGCCAAGCAGGGTTACAACCCCGTCATCGGCGTCGGTTTCGCCTACGGCCCGGCGATGACGGCCGTGGCCGAGAAGTACCCGGACACCACCTTCGGCATCGTCGACTCCGTGGTCGAGGGCGATAACGTCGCCTCCCTCGTCTTCGCCGAGGAGCAGGCGTCCTACCTCGCCGGCGTCGCCGCGGCCAAGGCCACCAAGACCGATGTGGTGGGCTTCATCGGCGGTGTGGACATCCCGCTGATCCACAAGTTCCGCGCGGGCTTCGAGCAGGGCGTCAAGGCGACCGACCCGAAGGTCAAGGTCGTCTCGCAGTTCCTGACGCAGACCGCGGAGGAGGGCGGCTTCTCCAGCCCCGACAAGGGCAAGGCCGCCGCCGAGGGCCAGATCGAGAAGAAGGCCGACGTCGTCTACCAGGCGGCCGGCCTCTCCGGGCAGGGCGTGATCGAGGCCGCCGCCAAGGCGAAGGTCTGGGCGATCGGTGTCGACTCCGACCAGTACCAGCAGGAAGCCCTCGCCGGCTACAAGGACTTCATCCTCACCTCCGCCACCAAGGAGGTCGGCGGTTCGGTGTACGCCCTCGCCAAGTCCGTCAAGGATGACAAGCCGCTGACCGGCACTCAGGTCTTCGACCTGAAGGTGGACGGCGTCGGCCTCTCCGACAGCAACCCGAAGATGGGCGAGATCGAGGGCCTGACGGACGCCGTGGCCAAGGCCAAGGAAGGCATCATCGACGGCTCCATCACCGTCAAGACGGAGTAA
- a CDS encoding BMP family lipoprotein, whose amino-acid sequence MRRISRITVAGAATASLALALAACGGTSTSSGSSESKDDKGIAIAYDVGGRGDQSFNDAAYAGLQQAEKEFGYKTADVEPTDGETDADKEQRLASLAKQGYDPVVGVGYAYAAAVKGAAEKYPDTTFGIVDDSTVELDNVADLVFSEEQASYLAGVAAAETTKTDVVGFIGGVDIPLIHKFRAGFEQGVKDTNPDVKVVSQFLTQTAEEGGFSSPDKGKAAAEGQVEKKADVIYTAAGLSGQGAIEAAAANKVWAIGVDSDQYAQEALAKYKGSILTSATKDVAKSVYKLAQSVEDKAPRTGILRGDLASGEVGLAQSNPVFADNAKLQDVIETAKKKIISGDIKVQSS is encoded by the coding sequence ATGCGCCGGATTTCCCGGATCACGGTCGCAGGCGCAGCGACCGCCTCCCTGGCCCTCGCGCTCGCCGCCTGCGGTGGCACCTCGACCTCTTCCGGCTCGTCGGAGTCGAAGGACGACAAGGGCATCGCCATCGCGTACGACGTCGGCGGCAGGGGCGACCAGTCCTTCAACGACGCGGCGTACGCGGGCCTGCAGCAGGCGGAGAAGGAGTTCGGCTACAAGACCGCCGACGTCGAGCCCACCGACGGTGAGACCGACGCGGACAAGGAGCAGCGCCTGGCCTCGCTGGCGAAGCAGGGCTACGACCCGGTCGTCGGTGTCGGCTACGCCTACGCCGCCGCCGTGAAGGGCGCCGCCGAGAAGTACCCGGACACCACCTTCGGCATCGTCGACGACTCCACGGTCGAGCTGGACAACGTGGCGGACCTGGTCTTCTCCGAGGAGCAGGCCTCCTACCTGGCCGGCGTCGCCGCCGCCGAGACCACCAAGACCGACGTGGTGGGCTTCATCGGCGGTGTGGACATCCCGCTGATCCACAAGTTCCGCGCGGGCTTCGAGCAGGGCGTCAAGGACACGAACCCGGACGTCAAGGTCGTCTCGCAGTTCCTGACGCAGACGGCGGAGGAGGGTGGCTTCTCCAGCCCGGACAAGGGCAAGGCCGCCGCCGAGGGCCAGGTCGAGAAGAAGGCCGACGTCATCTACACGGCGGCCGGTCTGTCCGGTCAGGGTGCCATCGAGGCCGCGGCCGCCAACAAGGTCTGGGCGATCGGTGTGGACTCCGACCAGTACGCGCAGGAAGCCCTGGCGAAGTACAAGGGCTCGATCCTCACCTCCGCGACGAAGGACGTCGCCAAGTCGGTGTACAAGCTGGCGCAGTCGGTCGAGGACAAGGCTCCCCGCACCGGTATCCTCAGGGGCGATCTGGCGTCGGGTGAGGTCGGCCTCGCGCAGTCCAACCCCGTGTTCGCGGACAACGCGAAGCTTCAGGACGTCATCGAGACGGCCAAGAAGAAGATCATCAGCGGCGACATCAAGGTCCAGTCGAGCTGA
- a CDS encoding class I SAM-dependent methyltransferase, whose product MNDDIVAGPPAFDPPFPADGYVGDPAVRAEWDNRYTDRQQLWSGRPNGALVAEAAGLTPGRVLDVGCGEGADAVWLARRGWDVTALEVSGVALERAAGHARDAGLAVRWVHASLTEAALPPASFDLVSAQYPALLRTPDAAAERALLAAVAPGGVLLLVHHAGMDTRQEHESGFDPADYVWPSMVAALLDEDWEVEADEQRPRVAPDGGAGAHHTDDLVLRARRLC is encoded by the coding sequence ATGAACGACGACATCGTGGCAGGACCGCCCGCGTTCGACCCGCCCTTCCCCGCCGACGGATACGTCGGAGACCCCGCGGTGAGGGCGGAGTGGGACAACCGGTACACCGACCGACAGCAACTGTGGAGTGGCCGGCCCAACGGCGCGCTGGTGGCCGAGGCCGCCGGGCTCACACCCGGGCGGGTGCTCGACGTCGGCTGCGGCGAGGGCGCGGACGCCGTCTGGCTCGCGCGCCGCGGCTGGGACGTGACCGCACTCGAGGTCTCGGGCGTGGCACTGGAGCGGGCGGCCGGGCACGCGCGGGACGCCGGCCTCGCCGTTCGCTGGGTTCACGCCTCACTGACGGAGGCGGCCCTCCCGCCGGCCTCCTTCGACCTGGTCTCCGCGCAGTACCCCGCCCTGTTGCGGACCCCCGACGCCGCGGCCGAGCGAGCGCTGCTCGCGGCCGTCGCGCCCGGCGGCGTGCTGCTGCTCGTGCACCACGCGGGGATGGACACCCGGCAGGAGCACGAGAGCGGCTTCGACCCGGCCGACTACGTCTGGCCCTCGATGGTCGCCGCTCTGCTCGACGAGGACTGGGAGGTGGAGGCGGACGAGCAGCGGCCCCGGGTGGCGCCCGACGGCGGCGCCGGCGCGCACCACACCGACGACCTGGTGCTGCGCGCACGCCGACTGTGCTGA